The Moorena producens PAL-8-15-08-1 genomic interval TTGGGCTTAGTGGGAGAATCCGGTTGTGGCAAATCTACCTTAGCACGAACATTGCTGCGCTTGATTGAACCAATGGGTGGAGAAGTAAACTTTGATGGTAAAGAGATTACCAAAATCAAGGGTATGGGTTTGCGGCAATTACGCCGTGAAATGCAAATTGTGTTTCAGAATCCCTTTAGTTCCCTCGACCCACGACTAAAGATTGGAGAAGCAGTGATGGAACCCCTATTGATTCATGATGTTGGGGGTAATAGTAAGGAAAAACGCGATCGCGTGGCTGAGTTGTTGGAGCGAGTGGATTTAAATCCTGACTGGATGAATCGCTATCCTCACGAATTTTCCGGAGGTCAGCGCCAGCGGGTCTGTATTGCTAGGGCACTCGCTCTTAATCCTAAGTTTATCATTTGTGATGAATCCGTTTCTGCTCTAGATGTTTCCGTACAGGCACAGGTCCTGAATTTGCTGAAACAATTGCAGGAGGATTTCGGCTTAACCTATATCTTCATTTCCCATGACTTGAGTGTAGTCAAATTCATGAGCGATCGCATTATGGTAATGAACCAGGGCAAAATTGAAGAAATTGGTTCAGCTGACAGTATTTATCGAGAACCTCAGCAAGATTATACTCGTCAGCTGATTGCTTCTATTCCCACTGGTACTCTCGATCGGATTCAACAGCAGCAAGACAGACGACAAGCTATGGAAATACCTGAGATTAGTGATCCATGGTCTGTTAATTCTGAGATTAGTGATCCATGGTCTGTTAATTAAGGGAAAGGTGATTTTTTTTAATTCAAAATGCCAAATTAAAAATTCAAAATTACATAAGCTATCAGCTATCAGCTATCAGCTATCAGCTATCAGTATCGAAGTCTGTGCCACGAGTCATGGATTTTTACCCAGACTTTCAATTGTCATTAATCTGGAATTCTTAAATTCTCTCGTTCTAGTTTTATTTTAAGCACCGATCTAGTAGCGTGAGCTAAAAGCTGACGGCTGACGGCTGACGGCTGACGGCTGACTGCTTACAAAATTACTAGCCTTATAATTTTGAATTGTTGACAAGCGATGCAGCGCGGTCTTGGGGGAAACCCCCGCATGAAGGCGCTGCATCGCTTTCTTATCCCCCACACCCGGTCACCCCACACCCGGTCACCCCACACCTGACGTCAAAGTAAAAAACCTACCCTTATGAGGATGGGGAGATGGGGGAGATTTGATATCCAGATAATATCACTATTGTCACGCTTTGGTAATGGGTAAGGTAATTATGATTACTTTGGTACCATTACCGATTAGCAAAAATAATACCAATGGTTCAAAGTAGAACTACACAGAGATTCCTAAGGCTATGAGACATAATTGTTATTTTTATGTCCTCTTATTTTTTTAATTCTTAAGTGTAGAATCAATTTAGCTTGCTAAGATGTAAGCATTCAGCTATCAGCTATCAGTTATCAGATATCAGTTATCAGCTATCAGTTATCAGCTATCAGCTATCAGTTATCAGCTATCAGCTATCAGTTATCAGATATCAGCTATCAGCTATCAGCTATCAGCTATCAGCTATCAGATATCAGCTATCAGATATCAGCTATTAGCTATCAGTTATCAGCTATCAGTTATCAGCTATTAGCTATCAGCTATTAGCTTATGGTTAGGTCACAGGCTAGAAGCCTGTGCCACGGTACTGTTCGCGCAGCGTGCGCGTAGCGCAATCGGTGCTTTTGAATAAAATAAGCTGACCGCTGACCACTGAGCACTGACCACTGAGCACTGACCGCTGACCGCTGACCGCTAAACGCGCACGCGTGCGCGTAGCGCATATGCTTACTTGTATTGAAAATTTTCTGCATAATGGTTGCTGCTTCGCCCGATAAGTATATAGATACTTAAAAATCAGCTATTAGCACTCAGCATTCAGCAGGTAGTGCCTTAGCTGAATGCTTACAGTTTAACTAGCAAGTAAGTTCAATCAATTATCTAGGAGTAATTTTACGATGTCAGACATGAACAATCCAGAAGAAAATTCCCAAGCAGTTCCCTTCTTTGCCCGCTACTTGGAGGGACAATTTATTGAAGATTTATCTAAGGAAGAAATGGAAGCTGTCAAAGGGGGTAGTCAATTTCCTATTCGCAGTGTTACCAGAAAGTACCCATCTGATCGGGAAGATTCGTGGTTCGTAACCCTGAAGTACCCATCTGATGGCGAAGATAGTGGCGGTGGTAAAATTGTGACTATGAAGGCCCCATCGGATAATGATGAAATATAGCAATCCGTGTAATATTTGTGAGACGGAGGATATGTGGAAGATGGGGAAGAATATACCCAGAACAAAATTTATTTATTTTAGGTTTAAATTTAGTTGAGTGATGAGTAATTAGTCATTGGTCTTTGGGGAAGTAACACCCAGATTTCTGGTAGTACTATGAACTATAGCAATTCTACGACTTGTGAGGTACAAATTTCTGGTTTTTAGATAATGTGTACCTCATGAGTCCTAGAAACGCTATAATTAACCGGTTGCTACAACTCCAAAAAATTGGGAAGTATAAGTTTACGATTTACTGTACAATTTTACTACAATTAATCTGTAGAACACTTTTTTAGAGTTCAGATTACTAATCTCCAATGACCAATTACCAATGACTTGTGAAAATTTTAGCCAATTTGGCGTTACAGCTAGGGAGGCATGGCTTTTAATAGATTTATAGGGAAATAGTTGTGTCTATTCATGTATTAATAGTTAGGAACATGAGTTAGCCACATCCTATCTCCTATTTCCCCACATCTTATTTATCCACTAGGAGTTTAAAGCCATGTCTAATATGGAAAAACCAGAAGAAAATTCCCAAGCAGTTCCCTTTTTTGCTCGCTACCTAGAAGGGCAATGGTGCGAAGAGCTATCTGAAGAGGAAATGGATGATGTTAGAGGCGGTCGCGGATTTGCGTTCACAAAGAAGTACCCCTCTGATTGGGAAGATGGTGCCGGATGCTTTACTCGGAAGTACCCCTCAGATCACGAAGAGGGTGGTGGTGGTCCAGTCATGACTAAGAAGTATCCTTCAGATCACGAAGAGGGTGGCGGTGGTCCGGTGACTGAGAAGTTCCCATCGGATCAAGAAGATGGTGGCAGTGATCCAATTGTGGTGACCCTGAAGTTCCCCTCTGATGACGAAGATGTTCACCAGAAGTAATATCGTGTCTGGTTGACTATAGCGTTATTTATAACTGCTATAACACAATTAACAAAGGTCAAGAATTCGATGCAGCAGGTAATTACAGCAAAGCTGAAGTTGAACTGCACACTGGAGCAAAAGGAAAAGCTTCGTGCAGTTACTTTAGCCTATCGTGATGCCTTGAACTATACATCGAAATTGGCGTTTGACAACGGCAAACTTTCCTATGCGGCTAAGTTACAAAAGCAGGTTTACTACGACATTCGAGAACGCTTTAGGTTACCAGCCCAAATGGCATGTAACGTACCTCGACAGGTAGCTGCAATCTATAAAAATCTCTGGATGAAAGTAGAGCGTAATGCTACTCACTTAAAATCTGGCATTACCAACAAGCGTTACAAAGGGTTAGATACCCCTCCTAAATTCATAGCTCGGACTTGTACGTTTAGTTACAAGCGTGACTACTCCTTTGTTAAAGGTAAAGCTAGCCTAGTTACCTTAGAAGGTCGCATAAAAGTTGACTACTCCGGATATCAAAAACACTTAGACTTGATTCATTCAGGTGTTGCCAAAATAGGTACAGCAATAATTTGCTTTGCTGAAACAACCAAGACTTACTATTTACTAGTAAGCTTGGAGTTGGAGCTACCCGATATTAAACCTGAAGCGATCAAACGTGTTGTTGGTGTGGATGTAGGTCAGCGCTATCTAGCCGTAACCTTTGATACGAATAACACAGCTGGTTTCTTTTCTGGCAAGTCAGTGATTCATAGAGCTAATCGTTACTATAAAACGAAACAAACTCTACAGCGAAAAGGCACTCGTTCGGCTACCAGACGGTTGATAGTCTTGTCAAAACGAGAGAGACGGTTTAACGCTGATATTAATCACTGTATTGCCAAACGTGTCGTGATTTTTGGCTCATTGATTGGTCTAGAAAATATTACCCATAATCCTGATCAAATTAAGCTAATACAACTAGGCCATGAACCATCTGTAAAACTGTGTAAACCCCATAGAAATAAAAGGATTTGGGAGTTTACTAAGTTACATTACTTCATTGACTATAAAGCCGTTTTGGGTGGCGCTTTAGCGATTAGAGTTGATGCTGATTTTACTTCCCAGTCATGTCCCCGTTGTGGTCACACCAGTAAAGCCAATCGACCTAATCAGGGCTTAGATTTTGATTGCATGGCTTGTGGATACAAACTACATGCTGATTTAGTCGCAGCCAAGAATATAGCACTGAGAACGCTCCTCTTGAGGCAAGACTTTGAGAGGACGGGGCGACTTTCAACCGTCCCTGATGTGTCCCAGGATGAAACCAAAACTCTAGACTGAGGGGATTGCCAAAGGCTAGCCTATCTCGGAACTTAGATTGGAGGTGGACTGTAGACACAATCCCTTTGCCAACATCAGGTGTACTCGATGAGAGTACTCGATCAGGCAGGGGTAGTTGAAATAATTACCGATACTATTTCTCCCTTTGGGTCAACTGAGCTTTTAAAACCCGCGATCAGCCCTCAGCGATTAGCTTTGTGCTGAGTGTTATCTATTTAACCGTTATTTATTCGTTATCATTTAGGTATATGAACCGATCTCGTGATATAATTGTTTTGATCACTCACAGTGGTGATTATTTCACTATTGATAAAGTCGCCGACGCCCTATCAAAACGAGGCGCTAAACCCTTTCGCTTTGATACCGATCAATTTCCCAGTAAGGTGCAACTAGCAGCCGGGATCACTAGCGAAGGACTTAGTTACCAGTTAGACTATAATGGAAACTCCATTAAAACCGAAGACGTGCAGGGGGTATGGATGCGCCGACTCTGGCATCCACAAGTCAGCCCAGATTTAGCTTCCGGCAAAAGAAGCCCCACATCTCAATGCGCAGCATGAGTGTGGGATGAATTTTGCACAGAGTCTTTTACAAAAGACCAATCGATGTGTTATACTCGCGCATAATGACTTTCAAAGCCGAAAATGCTGGAAAGTTAATCAAACATTATTAAACAAAAGACCAAAAAAACAGAGCGGCAGGGCAGTCCGTTCTTAAAGCCCAGCGTCTCCTAAGCAATAGCTGGATTGGCTGGGAAGCCCACACTGAACTCAAAGAGTCAGTGTGGGAGCTGTCACGGAATCATTAGCAACCATTGATGGTTTCTTAGCTTCCGGCAAAAGAAGCCCCACATCTCAATGCGCAGCATGAGTGTGGGATGAATTTTGCACAGAGTCTTTTACAAAAGACCAATCGATGTGTTATACTCGCGCATAATGACTTTCAAAGCCGAAAATGCTGGAAAGTTAATCAAACATTATTAAACAAAAGACCAAAAAAACAGAGCGGCAGGGCAGTCCGTTCTTAAAGCCCAGCGTCTCCTAAGCAATAGCTGGATTGGCTGGGAAGCCCACACTGAACTCAAAGAGTCAGTGTGGGAGCTGTCACATAATCTCAACCATGCTCGTTGGGTAGATAAGTTAGAACGAATCCGAGAAGCAGAAAACAAACCACGTCAACTCAGAATTGCTAATGAAGTTGGTCTGCTCGTTCCCCGCACTCTGGTCACGAATAATCCAGATCGGATGCGGGGTTTCTTCGCAGAAGTAGGAGGAAAGATGGTGGCTAAGTTGCTTACTCCTCTTTCTTACGGTATGGAAGCTTCTTCTTTTTTCCTATATACCAGCGTTGTCAAAGAAGAAGACCTCCAAGAAGCAGAAATGTTGCGCTATAGCCCCATGGTCTTCCAAGAGGAGATTCCTAAACAGCGGGAGTTGCGAATAACATTCGTGGCGGGAAATTTATATGTAGGAGCTCTCGATGCTTCTCGATATTCTGCAACAACGATGGATTGGCGCTCTGCTAAACCAGAAGACTGTCCTTGGGAACCTGATCAATTGCCCAGTGAGGTTGCCCATGGCCTGAATGCTTTGATGGCAAGGTTAGGACTAACCTATGGCGCTATTGATATGATTGTCACCCCAGACGGTGAGTATGTCTTCCTAGAAGTTAACCCCACTGGCGAATGGGGCATGCTAGAGCGAGATTTGGGTTACCCCATTTCTGATGCGATC includes:
- a CDS encoding microviridin/marinostatin family tricyclic proteinase inhibitor; this encodes MSDMNNPEENSQAVPFFARYLEGQFIEDLSKEEMEAVKGGSQFPIRSVTRKYPSDREDSWFVTLKYPSDGEDSGGGKIVTMKAPSDNDEI
- a CDS encoding microviridin/marinostatin family tricyclic proteinase inhibitor — encoded protein: MSNMEKPEENSQAVPFFARYLEGQWCEELSEEEMDDVRGGRGFAFTKKYPSDWEDGAGCFTRKYPSDHEEGGGGPVMTKKYPSDHEEGGGGPVTEKFPSDQEDGGSDPIVVTLKFPSDDEDVHQK
- a CDS encoding RNA-guided endonuclease InsQ/TnpB family protein is translated as MQQVITAKLKLNCTLEQKEKLRAVTLAYRDALNYTSKLAFDNGKLSYAAKLQKQVYYDIRERFRLPAQMACNVPRQVAAIYKNLWMKVERNATHLKSGITNKRYKGLDTPPKFIARTCTFSYKRDYSFVKGKASLVTLEGRIKVDYSGYQKHLDLIHSGVAKIGTAIICFAETTKTYYLLVSLELELPDIKPEAIKRVVGVDVGQRYLAVTFDTNNTAGFFSGKSVIHRANRYYKTKQTLQRKGTRSATRRLIVLSKRERRFNADINHCIAKRVVIFGSLIGLENITHNPDQIKLIQLGHEPSVKLCKPHRNKRIWEFTKLHYFIDYKAVLGGALAIRVDADFTSQSCPRCGHTSKANRPNQGLDFDCMACGYKLHADLVAAKNIALRTLLLRQDFERTGRLSTVPDVSQDETKTLD
- a CDS encoding MvdC/MvdD family ATP grasp protein — protein: MNRSRDIIVLITHSGDYFTIDKVADALSKRGAKPFRFDTDQFPSKVQLAAGITSEGLSYQLDYNGNSIKTEDVQGVWMRRLWHPQVSPDLASGKRSPTSQCAA